From Flavobacterium arcticum, the proteins below share one genomic window:
- a CDS encoding transglutaminase domain-containing protein, whose protein sequence is MYFKVVITCFVLFIHSNVFAQEFKLGEVSREELEQKSHPDDPDAPAAILFRSGNTSFILDGDRNLYMITKVDTRIKIYTKEGYEYATDKLVYYTGGRRIRAYYSKACTYNLVNGEIDKTKLKEEGEFDEKIVEDFYAKKITLPNVKEGSVIEYRYTIKTPYHTNIRDWHFQYDIPANYVSYKSSIPSCFVFNTLLYGYIDVDKSESKLIRGVTKYNEFTTTYTAKNVKALKEEVFVNNMDNYRSTLKHELALTQFDGEQEKHYSTTWEAVAKKIYEDDDFGKELKRDSYFEDDLSVLLSGLQTPEKKIEVVFNYVKSRMNWNEESRYYCKEGVKKAYENKVGNAAEINLMLTAMLRYAGFDANPVLVSTRSNGIIAYPSMNGFNYVISSVSINDTLILLDATSKYTALGILPKRALNWKGRLIKKDGSNAEIDLLPTKKSLESVIITADLSPEGNILGKTRHTYFDSYAYNFREANKDINEENYIAEIEKNYNNITVSGFTISNVNDVSKPINEQYSFTSSSQVEFIGDKIYFNPLLFHTVEENPFKQEKREYPIDFVFPVLQKKMVIINLPEGYTVASLPEPVNIEMEQNIGRFKYNIAVINNQLQISTLFLINYANIHQEYYYTLKDFYRNMIEKQNEKVVLKKVK, encoded by the coding sequence ATGTATTTTAAAGTCGTTATTACTTGTTTTGTATTATTTATACACTCTAATGTTTTTGCACAGGAGTTTAAATTAGGTGAAGTGAGTAGGGAAGAGCTGGAACAGAAATCGCACCCCGATGACCCCGATGCCCCTGCTGCCATCTTGTTTCGAAGTGGTAATACCTCTTTTATATTAGATGGAGATAGAAATTTATATATGATTACAAAGGTAGACACCCGTATAAAAATTTATACAAAAGAAGGCTATGAATATGCTACAGATAAGCTTGTATATTATACGGGAGGTAGAAGAATAAGAGCGTATTATTCTAAAGCATGTACCTATAATCTTGTCAATGGCGAAATTGATAAAACAAAATTAAAAGAAGAAGGAGAGTTTGATGAAAAAATAGTTGAAGATTTTTATGCTAAAAAAATAACTCTTCCCAATGTAAAAGAAGGTAGCGTAATAGAATATAGATATACTATAAAAACGCCTTATCATACTAATATAAGAGATTGGCATTTTCAATATGACATACCGGCAAATTATGTAAGCTATAAGTCATCTATACCCTCGTGCTTTGTTTTTAATACACTCTTATATGGTTATATTGATGTAGATAAATCAGAATCTAAATTGATTCGAGGTGTTACTAAATACAATGAGTTTACAACGACATATACCGCAAAAAATGTAAAAGCCTTAAAAGAAGAAGTCTTTGTAAACAATATGGATAATTATCGCTCTACATTAAAGCATGAACTGGCATTAACGCAATTTGACGGAGAACAGGAGAAGCATTATTCAACAACATGGGAAGCAGTTGCAAAGAAAATATATGAGGATGATGATTTTGGAAAAGAATTAAAACGTGACTCTTATTTTGAAGATGATTTGTCAGTGCTTTTATCAGGTTTACAAACTCCTGAAAAGAAAATAGAGGTTGTTTTCAACTATGTTAAATCAAGAATGAATTGGAATGAAGAAAGCCGTTATTATTGTAAGGAAGGTGTAAAGAAAGCCTATGAAAACAAAGTAGGTAATGCTGCTGAAATTAACCTTATGCTTACTGCTATGCTACGTTATGCAGGATTTGATGCTAACCCAGTACTTGTGAGTACTCGTTCTAACGGTATTATTGCTTACCCTAGTATGAATGGTTTTAACTATGTGATTTCATCTGTGAGTATAAATGATACTTTAATTTTATTAGATGCGACTAGTAAATACACAGCTCTAGGTATATTACCTAAACGAGCATTAAACTGGAAAGGGAGACTGATAAAAAAGGATGGCTCTAATGCTGAAATTGACCTTTTACCTACCAAAAAATCGCTGGAATCTGTTATTATTACTGCCGATTTATCTCCCGAAGGAAATATCTTGGGGAAAACACGACATACTTATTTCGACTCTTATGCTTACAATTTCCGCGAAGCAAATAAAGATATTAATGAAGAAAACTATATTGCTGAAATTGAGAAAAATTATAATAATATTACCGTAAGCGGTTTTACTATATCAAATGTAAATGATGTGTCAAAACCGATTAATGAGCAATATAGTTTTACAAGCAGTAGTCAAGTAGAGTTTATAGGAGATAAAATATATTTTAACCCTTTACTGTTTCATACAGTTGAAGAAAATCCTTTTAAGCAAGAAAAACGTGAATATCCAATTGACTTTGTTTTTCCAGTATTACAAAAAAAAATGGTAATTATAAATCTTCCAGAAGGATACACAGTAGCATCATTGCCAGAACCCGTAAATATAGAAATGGAGCAAAACATAGGTAGATTTAAATATAATATTGCAGTTATAAATAATCAATTGCAAATCTCAACCCTGTTTTTAATAAATTATGCTAATATACATCAGGAATATTATTATACATTAAAGGATTTTTATCGTAATATGATAGAAAAACAAAATGAAAAGGTAGTACTTAAAAAAGTAAAATAA
- a CDS encoding GlxA family transcriptional regulator yields the protein MKLGILLLKNHRLLSVAAMLDVFETVNGFYKKEGKEHPFVIELVCPQEYNPGSYAGYVPKNTNNEEWYDLIFIPAFKGDMVAESIEANMSWIPWLQQQYKKGAAIASYCTGAFLLAATGLLNDKPATTHINAWASFARLFPKVRVQEKAVVTEQDKIYTSGGATNSFHLMMLLLEVYCNREVAIKAAKIFSVDMDRSCQLYFGSFVPIHDHGDELVKQVQDEIKKNFSTATTIEEIITEVPASRRNLVRRFKQVTGITPIEYLQKTRIEAAKQLLETSRYSIMEVMLESGYNDLKAFRSLFKRNVGMTPKMYREKFSGQVV from the coding sequence ATGAAATTAGGTATATTACTTCTCAAGAATCATAGGCTGCTGAGCGTAGCCGCAATGTTAGATGTATTTGAAACAGTAAACGGTTTTTATAAAAAAGAGGGGAAGGAACATCCTTTTGTAATAGAACTCGTATGCCCGCAAGAATACAACCCTGGTAGCTATGCAGGTTATGTGCCTAAGAACACCAATAATGAGGAATGGTATGACCTTATTTTTATTCCTGCATTTAAAGGGGATATGGTTGCAGAATCGATTGAAGCAAATATGTCCTGGATACCTTGGTTACAGCAACAATATAAAAAAGGTGCGGCCATAGCAAGCTATTGTACAGGAGCTTTTTTGTTAGCAGCTACAGGCTTACTGAACGATAAACCTGCAACTACACATATCAATGCTTGGGCTTCTTTTGCCAGATTGTTTCCTAAAGTGCGAGTACAGGAAAAAGCGGTAGTGACCGAACAGGACAAGATATACACCAGTGGCGGAGCAACCAATAGTTTTCATCTGATGATGCTATTACTGGAAGTATATTGTAATAGAGAAGTAGCGATAAAGGCTGCTAAGATTTTTTCGGTAGATATGGATAGAAGTTGCCAGTTGTATTTTGGTTCGTTTGTGCCGATACACGACCATGGTGATGAGCTTGTAAAACAGGTGCAGGATGAGATTAAAAAGAATTTTAGCACTGCCACTACAATAGAAGAAATTATTACCGAAGTACCTGCAAGCAGACGAAATTTAGTAAGACGCTTTAAGCAAGTAACAGGTATAACACCGATAGAATATTTGCAAAAAACTCGTATAGAAGCTGCCAAGCAATTATTAGAAACCTCTAGATACAGTATTATGGAAGTAATGCTAGAATCAGGTTATAATGATTTAAAAGCATTTCGTTCTTTGTTTAAAAGAAATGTAGGAATGACCCCCAAAATGTACAGGGAAAAATTTAGCG
- a CDS encoding VOC family protein yields the protein MVNKSKAFSSFSVDDIVKAREFYTNVLGLTVKEGGMEGILELYIKESNPVIIYPKPNHEPASFTILNFPVPDIEEAVSSLKDKGVIFESYDYKELKTESNNIFRGDGPHIAWFKDPAGNILSIIQE from the coding sequence ATGGTAAATAAATCAAAAGCATTTAGCAGCTTTTCTGTTGATGATATAGTAAAAGCACGAGAATTTTATACTAACGTTCTTGGTCTAACTGTTAAAGAGGGAGGTATGGAGGGCATATTGGAGCTTTATATTAAAGAAAGTAACCCTGTAATTATTTATCCTAAACCTAACCATGAACCTGCTTCATTTACCATACTCAACTTCCCTGTACCTGATATTGAAGAAGCTGTTTCCTCATTAAAAGATAAAGGGGTTATTTTTGAAAGCTATGACTATAAAGAGCTAAAAACAGAATCTAATAACATCTTTAGAGGTGATGGACCACATATTGCATGGTTTAAAGACCCTGCCGGAAACATCTTGAGTATTATTCAAGAATAA
- a CDS encoding VOC family protein yields the protein MKVLNPYLNFNGNTEEVFNFYKSVFGGEFSTLMRFKDVPADVPMDGCVDTEGNKPAENEGEKIMHIALPIGNNILMASDVPSHMEQVKGGTNTSLSISVESKKEADSIFAALSEGGTVIMPIDNMFWGDYFGMLTDKFGIQWMVNFNAQQQ from the coding sequence ATGAAAGTATTAAATCCTTATTTAAACTTTAACGGAAACACCGAAGAAGTTTTCAATTTTTACAAAAGCGTTTTTGGCGGTGAGTTTTCTACCCTAATGCGCTTTAAAGATGTACCTGCCGATGTACCAATGGATGGCTGTGTAGATACGGAAGGAAATAAACCTGCTGAAAACGAGGGCGAAAAAATTATGCATATTGCTTTACCTATTGGCAATAATATCTTAATGGCAAGTGATGTACCATCGCACATGGAACAGGTAAAAGGAGGGACGAATACCTCTTTAAGTATAAGTGTAGAAAGTAAAAAGGAAGCCGACAGCATATTTGCAGCCTTATCAGAAGGCGGAACAGTTATTATGCCTATAGATAATATGTTTTGGGGAGATTACTTCGGTATGCTTACAGATAAATTTGGCATACAGTGGATGGTTAATTTCAACGCTCAACAGCAGTAA
- the kynU gene encoding kynureninase, which produces MDFKNTREFAQQLDAQDKLAKYRDEFNFPHINGKQVIYFTGNSLGLQPKRTKAYVDEVMNDWAKLAVEGHFFADKPWWDYHERFAQPLSKVVGALPSEVTVMNTLTVNLHLLMVSFYNPKPNRYKIICEEKAFPSDQYMIKSQVHFHGYDPDDAIIEIKRRDGEHNIRTEDVLNVIKEAGDELALVLIGGVNYYTGQVFDMETITKAGQEAGAYVGWDLAHAAGNIHLDLHKWNVDFAAWCSYKYMNSGPGNASGAFVHEMHHNDMDLPRFAGWWGHNKERRFLMEPQFDPVRGADGWQISNLPILSLAPYLASVEMFDEVGMPALIQKRDHITSYLEFILHEIDKDVDSTFEIITPSNPKERACQLSVFLHGEGKALFDYLMENGVITDWREPNVIRLAPVPLYCSYEDMYEFGQVLKKGILSHK; this is translated from the coding sequence ATGGATTTTAAGAATACACGCGAATTTGCACAGCAACTTGATGCACAAGATAAACTGGCTAAGTATCGGGATGAATTTAACTTTCCGCATATAAACGGCAAGCAAGTAATTTATTTTACAGGAAACTCGTTAGGGTTACAACCCAAAAGAACAAAAGCCTATGTAGATGAGGTAATGAACGACTGGGCTAAACTTGCTGTAGAAGGACATTTTTTTGCCGATAAACCTTGGTGGGATTACCATGAGCGTTTTGCACAACCACTAAGTAAAGTAGTAGGAGCGTTGCCTAGTGAGGTTACAGTTATGAATACTCTTACGGTAAATTTACATTTGTTAATGGTTAGTTTTTATAACCCTAAACCCAATAGATATAAAATTATTTGCGAAGAAAAAGCCTTTCCTAGCGACCAGTACATGATAAAAAGTCAAGTGCATTTTCATGGATATGATCCTGATGATGCCATTATAGAAATAAAAAGACGAGATGGCGAACATAATATTCGAACAGAAGACGTATTGAATGTTATAAAAGAAGCAGGCGATGAGCTAGCACTTGTTCTTATAGGTGGAGTAAATTACTATACAGGTCAGGTTTTTGATATGGAAACGATAACCAAAGCAGGACAAGAAGCAGGAGCTTATGTAGGCTGGGATTTGGCACATGCTGCGGGTAATATACACCTTGATTTACACAAATGGAATGTAGATTTTGCTGCATGGTGTAGTTATAAATATATGAATTCAGGACCAGGTAATGCATCGGGCGCATTTGTACACGAAATGCATCATAATGATATGGATTTACCACGTTTTGCAGGTTGGTGGGGACATAATAAAGAACGCCGCTTTTTAATGGAGCCACAGTTTGATCCTGTACGTGGTGCAGATGGCTGGCAAATTAGTAACCTACCCATACTATCGCTTGCACCTTATCTAGCTTCGGTAGAAATGTTTGACGAAGTAGGTATGCCTGCATTAATACAGAAAAGAGACCATATAACCTCATATCTTGAATTTATACTACATGAAATTGATAAAGATGTAGATAGTACTTTTGAGATTATAACACCATCTAACCCTAAAGAGAGAGCCTGTCAATTATCAGTATTTTTACATGGAGAGGGTAAAGCATTATTTGATTATTTGATGGAGAATGGTGTAATAACCGACTGGAGAGAGCCAAATGTAATACGACTTGCACCAGTGCCATTATACTGCTCTTATGAAGATATGTATGAGTTTGGTCAGGTATTAAAGAAGGGAATTTTATCGCATAAATAA
- a CDS encoding DinB family protein: MFQKIINELEEALGETISLLSSAEEAQLNAVPFEGSWTAAQTGIHLLKSGTGMDKLFTAPAPVTERVADKNIEELKSIFLDFSRKMESPEFILPEDKHYNKEELLILLKELRLAITEALKKATLKEVPELPDWNPFKGYTKLELVYFLIYHTQRHNQQIKNILKNVSA; this comes from the coding sequence ATGTTTCAAAAAATAATTAATGAACTTGAAGAAGCACTGGGAGAAACCATCTCCCTGCTTTCTTCTGCTGAGGAAGCGCAACTAAATGCGGTACCATTTGAAGGAAGCTGGACAGCTGCGCAAACGGGTATACATCTTTTAAAATCAGGAACGGGAATGGATAAATTATTTACCGCTCCGGCTCCTGTTACTGAACGCGTAGCCGATAAAAATATCGAAGAGCTTAAAAGCATATTCCTTGATTTTAGTAGAAAAATGGAATCGCCAGAATTTATATTACCTGAAGATAAACATTATAACAAAGAAGAACTTTTAATTCTTCTAAAAGAGTTAAGACTGGCAATAACGGAGGCTTTAAAAAAGGCCACCTTAAAGGAAGTACCAGAACTGCCTGACTGGAATCCGTTTAAAGGCTATACTAAACTGGAGTTGGTTTATTTTTTGATTTATCATACACAAAGGCATAACCAGCAGATAAAAAACATATTAAAAAATGTATCCGCTTGA
- a CDS encoding 3-phosphoshikimate 1-carboxyvinyltransferase encodes MDIKLSLIKVIRTERLTLSGSKSETNRLLLLQALFPEIAIKNISDSDDSTVMQQALNSSSNVIDVHHAGTTMRFLTAYYAIQEGRGVTLTGSKRMQQRPIGVLVEALRNLGADITYIEKEGYPPLKITGKKITKSKVSINANVSSQYITALLLIAPKLENGLEITLQGEVTSLPYIKMTLALLNETEIKASMDRNVIKVQPKTKNKIPISLIVESDWSSASYFYAIVALSPLGSMLTLSSFKEKSLQGDTALVDIYDHLGVTTTFIDNAITLRKASVHELSTINLALNNTPDIAQTIAVTCFGLGIECHLTGLHTLKIKETDRLEALKTELKKFGAKITVTHDSLTLKKFMDSLPVNKEVTVATYNDHRMAMAFAPLALKTPIIIQDAEVVSKSYPAFWDDLKKVGFTINRL; translated from the coding sequence ATGGATATAAAGTTAAGTTTAATAAAAGTCATACGTACTGAGAGGCTGACATTGTCAGGTAGCAAGTCTGAAACCAATAGACTTTTATTATTACAGGCACTTTTTCCAGAAATTGCTATTAAAAACATATCAGATTCTGATGATAGTACTGTAATGCAACAAGCGCTTAACAGTAGTAGCAATGTTATAGATGTACACCATGCAGGTACAACCATGCGATTTCTTACGGCCTACTATGCCATACAAGAGGGTAGGGGGGTGACTTTAACAGGTTCTAAACGGATGCAGCAACGCCCAATAGGTGTTTTGGTAGAAGCATTACGGAATTTGGGAGCTGATATAACCTATATTGAGAAAGAAGGTTACCCGCCGCTAAAAATAACAGGTAAAAAAATAACTAAAAGCAAGGTTAGTATCAATGCTAATGTAAGCAGCCAGTACATAACAGCATTATTATTAATAGCTCCAAAGTTAGAAAATGGTCTCGAAATTACTCTTCAAGGAGAAGTTACATCATTACCCTATATAAAAATGACACTTGCGTTACTTAACGAAACAGAGATTAAGGCAAGTATGGATAGAAACGTTATCAAGGTACAGCCAAAAACTAAAAACAAAATACCTATAAGTCTTATAGTGGAAAGCGACTGGAGTTCAGCTTCTTATTTTTATGCTATTGTTGCTTTGTCACCATTAGGTAGTATGTTAACGCTATCATCATTTAAAGAAAAAAGCCTTCAGGGTGATACTGCATTGGTAGATATTTATGATCATTTAGGGGTTACTACTACTTTTATTGACAATGCTATCACGTTAAGAAAAGCTAGTGTCCACGAACTATCAACTATTAATTTAGCATTGAATAATACCCCAGATATTGCCCAAACTATAGCGGTTACCTGTTTTGGTTTAGGTATAGAGTGTCATCTTACAGGGCTTCATACACTAAAAATAAAAGAAACTGACAGGCTCGAAGCACTAAAAACAGAACTCAAAAAGTTTGGCGCTAAAATTACAGTAACTCATGATAGTCTTACATTAAAAAAGTTTATGGATAGCCTACCTGTAAATAAAGAAGTTACTGTAGCCACTTATAATGATCATCGAATGGCTATGGCTTTTGCACCACTAGCATTAAAAACGCCCATTATTATTCAGGATGCCGAAGTAGTTTCTAAATCCTATCCTGCTTTTTGGGATGATCTTAAAAAGGTTGGATTTACGATTAATAGGCTGTAA
- a CDS encoding nucleotide pyrophosphohydrolase: MDIKNAQQEVDNWIKEHGVRYFNELTNMAQLTEEVGEVARIIARRYGEQSEKESDKNKDLGEELADVVFVVLCLANQTGVNLQEAFDKKLDLKTKRDHDRHHNNDKLK, encoded by the coding sequence ATGGATATAAAAAATGCACAACAGGAAGTAGATAATTGGATAAAAGAGCATGGTGTGCGTTACTTTAACGAGCTCACCAATATGGCACAGCTTACAGAAGAGGTAGGCGAAGTGGCACGCATTATAGCACGTAGGTATGGAGAGCAAAGTGAAAAAGAGAGTGATAAAAATAAAGATTTAGGAGAAGAACTTGCTGATGTAGTGTTTGTAGTACTTTGTCTTGCCAACCAAACAGGAGTAAACCTGCAAGAAGCTTTTGATAAAAAACTTGATTTAAAAACAAAACGCGATCACGACAGGCATCATAACAACGATAAGTTGAAATAG
- the queA gene encoding tRNA preQ1(34) S-adenosylmethionine ribosyltransferase-isomerase QueA codes for MKLSNFNFNLPNELLAEFPAESRDEARLMVINRKTKTIEHKLFKDVLDYFDEGDVMVLNNTKVFPARLYGNKEKTGARIEVFLLRELNAEQRLWDVLVDPARKIRIGNKLYFGEDDSLVAEVIDNTTSRGRTLRFLYDGSYEEFRAKLTELGETPIPKYISRDVTPEDAERYQTIYAKEEGAVAAPTAGLHFSKHLLKRLEIKGVDFAEVTLHVGLGTFNPVEVEDLSKHKMDSEELIINQEACDIVNNAKSAKRRICAVGTTSMRAMESSVSSQHTLNPYVGWTNKFIFPPYDFSIADCMITNFHTPKSTLLMMISAFMGHDLMREAYDEAVKEKYRFYTYGDAMLIL; via the coding sequence ATGAAATTATCAAACTTCAATTTCAACTTGCCTAATGAATTACTTGCAGAGTTTCCTGCTGAGAGTAGAGATGAGGCACGCTTGATGGTAATAAACAGGAAAACAAAAACAATAGAGCACAAGTTGTTCAAAGATGTATTAGATTATTTTGATGAGGGCGATGTTATGGTACTTAACAATACCAAAGTATTCCCTGCACGTCTATACGGAAATAAAGAAAAGACTGGAGCGAGAATAGAAGTTTTCTTACTTAGAGAATTAAATGCCGAACAACGCCTTTGGGATGTATTAGTAGATCCAGCTAGAAAAATAAGAATTGGTAACAAACTTTATTTTGGCGAAGACGATTCATTAGTAGCAGAGGTAATAGATAATACAACATCACGCGGAAGAACATTACGTTTCTTGTATGATGGGTCTTATGAAGAGTTTAGAGCTAAACTTACAGAGCTAGGCGAAACACCTATACCAAAATATATTAGTAGAGATGTAACACCTGAAGATGCAGAACGTTACCAAACAATATATGCTAAAGAAGAAGGGGCTGTTGCAGCACCTACTGCTGGACTTCACTTTTCTAAGCACTTATTAAAAAGGCTTGAGATAAAAGGAGTCGATTTTGCAGAGGTTACATTACACGTTGGTTTAGGTACATTTAACCCTGTTGAAGTAGAAGATTTGTCTAAACATAAAATGGACTCTGAAGAACTTATCATTAACCAAGAGGCATGTGATATTGTAAATAATGCAAAATCAGCAAAGAGAAGAATATGTGCTGTAGGTACTACCTCTATGCGTGCTATGGAAAGTTCTGTTTCTTCGCAACATACTTTAAATCCTTATGTAGGATGGACTAATAAATTTATTTTCCCTCCTTACGATTTTAGTATTGCCGATTGTATGATAACAAACTTCCATACACCAAAATCTACATTGTTAATGATGATTTCTGCATTTATGGGTCACGATCTTATGCGTGAAGCCTATGATGAGGCAGTAAAAGAAAAATATCGCTTTTATACCTATGGCGATGCAATGTTAATATTGTAA
- a CDS encoding zinc-dependent peptidase: MPMDVFFFLLIVFVGIFFTFSIIIEPIYTFIFNKPVYVHFYPVKKQLAIDEVAILHENFVFYQKLSPKRQSYFCHRVAVFIGNYTFVGRDGLEVTQEMKLKIAATSIMLTFGMRKYIQNVFSVVIVYPDVFLSRSGDYHKGEFNPSARAVVFSWSHFEEGLAYNNDNINLGLHEFAHVVYFNSLRKRRFGSSSIVYSDMLDDVMRYLGDSNNREALLASGYLRDYAYTNKYEFMAVLLEHFFETPEELKEQFPKLYTIVKVMINYREG; this comes from the coding sequence ATGCCTATGGACGTATTCTTTTTTTTACTAATAGTTTTTGTTGGAATATTTTTTACTTTTTCTATAATAATAGAACCTATATATACTTTCATTTTTAATAAGCCTGTATATGTTCATTTTTATCCTGTAAAAAAGCAACTAGCTATAGATGAAGTAGCTATATTGCACGAAAATTTTGTATTTTATCAGAAACTTTCACCAAAAAGGCAATCTTATTTTTGTCATAGAGTGGCTGTATTTATAGGTAATTATACTTTTGTAGGTAGAGACGGTCTAGAGGTTACCCAAGAGATGAAGCTGAAAATAGCGGCAACATCGATTATGCTTACTTTCGGGATGCGAAAGTACATACAAAATGTATTCTCGGTAGTTATAGTATATCCAGATGTGTTTTTATCTCGGAGTGGCGATTATCATAAAGGAGAATTTAACCCTTCGGCAAGGGCTGTAGTATTTTCTTGGAGCCATTTTGAAGAAGGATTAGCTTATAATAATGATAATATCAATCTTGGGTTGCATGAGTTCGCCCATGTAGTATATTTCAACTCATTAAGAAAAAGAAGGTTTGGTTCATCATCAATAGTTTATAGTGATATGTTAGATGATGTAATGCGTTATTTGGGTGACTCAAATAACAGAGAAGCATTATTGGCATCGGGTTATCTACGAGATTATGCATATACCAATAAATATGAATTTATGGCTGTATTGCTAGAGCATTTCTTTGAAACACCGGAGGAGTTAAAAGAGCAATTCCCTAAATTATATACTATTGTAAAAGTTATGATTAATTATCGTGAGGGGTAA
- a CDS encoding dihydrofolate reductase family protein: MRTLKLQVQMSVNGYIAGSNSEMDWLEWGWEDDIKNYVNSLHETVDTIVLGRKLAEGFIPHWQSFSENPETANDFSHKMVDTHKVVFSNTIGNQENWKNTVVTNNNITEKINKLKAEDGGDIIVYGGGEFVSSLIDQGLIDNFYLFVNPSAISNGMPIFEKLSVPQKLALMEVQPFTCGITVLHYTRK; encoded by the coding sequence ATGAGGACTCTAAAACTACAAGTACAAATGTCGGTTAATGGTTACATTGCCGGATCTAACAGTGAAATGGACTGGCTAGAATGGGGCTGGGAGGACGACATTAAAAATTATGTAAATAGCCTTCATGAAACTGTAGATACAATAGTACTGGGCAGAAAACTAGCGGAAGGTTTTATTCCGCATTGGCAGTCTTTTTCCGAAAATCCTGAAACTGCAAATGATTTCTCGCACAAAATGGTTGATACTCATAAAGTAGTATTTTCTAATACTATCGGCAATCAGGAAAACTGGAAAAATACAGTAGTTACCAATAATAATATTACCGAAAAAATCAATAAACTTAAAGCTGAGGATGGTGGAGATATTATTGTTTACGGTGGTGGAGAGTTTGTTTCTTCGCTTATTGATCAAGGGTTAATTGATAATTTCTATCTGTTTGTAAATCCTTCTGCCATCAGTAATGGTATGCCAATATTTGAAAAACTTAGTGTACCACAAAAACTAGCATTAATGGAAGTACAACCTTTTACATGTGGTATAACTGTTTTACATTATACAAGAAAATAA
- a CDS encoding DoxX family protein has translation MKKLLSPSSMGTNMANLLLRIFFGGMLVHFGYGKVEMYDTILPNFSDIIGIGSELSFHLVIFAELFCGLFILLGFATRYSVIPVFITMVVAYFIAHGNDAFNDKIPAFIFMVLCLPVFILGSGKYSIDYFILKPKKIANT, from the coding sequence ATGAAAAAACTATTATCACCTTCATCAATGGGTACAAATATGGCTAATCTTTTACTACGAATATTTTTCGGAGGTATGCTTGTACATTTTGGCTATGGTAAAGTTGAAATGTATGATACTATACTGCCCAACTTTAGCGATATCATCGGTATCGGGTCTGAGCTTTCTTTTCATTTGGTCATTTTTGCAGAGCTCTTTTGCGGGTTATTCATATTACTTGGCTTTGCCACACGCTATTCTGTAATACCTGTTTTTATTACTATGGTTGTAGCCTATTTTATAGCGCACGGCAATGATGCTTTTAATGATAAAATACCCGCCTTTATTTTCATGGTGCTTTGTTTACCTGTATTTATACTGGGGAGTGGTAAATACTCTATAGACTACTTTATTTTAAAACCGAAAAAAATAGCTAATACATGA